Genomic DNA from Peribacillus sp. FSL H8-0477:
GAAGGCTTCAAATGGAGTCATGATTTCTTCTACCGTTTTGGAATTAATCGTAACCCACGTACCCTAGCAGGTATAAAACCAGATGGAACGATCCTGCTCGTCGCTGTAGATGGGCGAAATCCACAAATAAGCGTTGGACTCAGTTTCCAAGAAAGCGCCGTATTAATGAAAGCACTCGGTGCAAAAGATGCACTCAATTTAGATGGCGGCGGTTCAACTACGATGGTCATTAATGGGAAGATTGTTAATCATCCTTCTGATTCAGCCGGGGAACGACCTGTTGGAGATGCCATATTATTTACACAGAACTAACTAGATGTGAAAGAGAGACCAACGGGAACACTCGATGGTCTCTCTCATTAGCTTGATTGTTTCACTTGAGTAATGATAAAACCACTTTTCGGCAAACTAGGGATGCGAATGAGGTTATATGTTAAATCTTGCTCAGGTAATTCATAGGTGATCTGCTTAGTAAGAAATTCAAGACTTACTTTCATTATGTTAATGGTCGCCCACTCACCTGCACAGCGATGGCCTATGTCATACTCGCCGCCTCCTTGAGGAATAAAACTAAACGGGCTTTCCCTCCAATCAGCAAAACGTTTGGGCTGGAATTTTTCAGGATGGTCCCATACAGAAGGGTCCTGATTGGTGCCATACAGGTCAAGTAAGACTAGAGTCCCTTTTTTAAATTCGTAATCGTTCCAGGTGAAATTTTCTTTTACCTTTGCCCCCAAGAACGGAGCAAATGGATAATATCGCCGAACTTCTTGTACAAACATCAAACTGTATCGTCCATGATCAGTTTTTAATTTCGCTTGAATATCTGGATAATCATGCAGCGCCAATGCTCCGAATGTGATAAACCTTCCTACCGCTATAATCGGACGCAAAATGTTGATTAATTCGACCGCTGCCGTTTGTGTGTCCAATAACTTTCCTTGTAAATCCTTATGAAAAGCAATTACAGCTCCTGCCGTTTCAGCGGGCGGTGTGATGCTTCCTTCACGGATTTGTTCGATAATATCCATTATCCATTCTTCAGAACGAATTCTAGCTTTCTTCCCACGCTGATAACGCTCGCCTATCCCACCAATCGCGTCTATCATCTGCCCCATATCTACTGCACGCTTTTCAACATCTTCTTCCTTTAGCGGCACACCGGCCCACTCACAGGCAACTCGACACAGCACCTCCTCCGCTTCATCAAATAAGACCACTTTATCTCGTTGTTCCCAATTAGTGATTCTATCATTCCACTTTCTTTTCGTAATCTGCGCCAGATCATGCAGCCGCTCATGAGTCATAATCGATATAAACATTTGCTTACGATGCCGATGAGCTTCTCCATCAAGCAACTGGATGCCGCTCTCGCCAAATAAAGACTTTTGTATCCGCTTCGGAACGACGCCCTTTCGAATAAACCGGTCATTATCATAAAACAGCTTTGCTGCTTCCTCACCGCAAATACTAATCGCCCGCTGACCCATTAACCGTGTCTCAAATATGTCTGATTTTAAGCGAATGCGACGATTTGACATAAATCGGTACCCTTCAGCTATAACAGAGATTGTATTATCAAGTACTCTTTCTTTCGGAATGTCAGAAACCATACACTCAACCCCTAAAATTTACTATTTATAAATACCCAGATTGAAATTGTAAAACTTTACTATTTAGTATGATCAAAATGGCTCTGACTATCCTGAGAATAAGAAAAAACACCCAAAGGGGTATGGATTTTGTCCAGACGGGATGATCATCAAAATGACGTTTATTTTACCCCTGACAAAAAAGAAACCTTGCTGCAATGAGCAAGGTTTCCTTCATAGATTAATTATTAATATACTTTTCGTAAACGTCACCGAAATCTTTAACATGATACTGCTCACGGACAGATGAGAGCCAAGTAAAGCCAAAGTCTGTTAGTTCACGGAATGTATCCGCCAGTTTAGAATCATCTGTTCTAGAATTTTGGAGCACGAGAACAGCTTTATCTAGACTGGTTGAGCCCATTTCTAAGTGGATATCATTCTCGTGGGTGATTTCCGATATCCGAAGCAGTGATTTATATAGATCCTTCAATTGTTCAATTTGATCTTTTCTAACATCAATATCCATTTTCTCTTTACCAATCGTAAATTTAATCTCTACATCCATATCGATTTTCCCAGCTGTTTCAAGAAATACATCTGAAACTTTATACTGCGCATATGGATACCGCTTCAAGGTCCGTTTCGAAGAAATGGCACTTTCCCCATCCACATGAATGATCGCTAGATTCGTAAAGCAATACTCATCTGCCTTCGTCTTAATTAAAAAATAAATCTTCTCATCATCTTCATGCATGACATAGTCATCGGCATCTGTTTTATCATAATCAACTGGTGAAATAATCGTCCCGATATCGGATATTCCCAACGCATCTGCTGCCATTTTCTTAAACATATTATCAACCCTTTCTTGGTAAATTATAACTATTAGATTTTATCATATTGTTGATTTTATGTATAAATAAAATTTAATCAATCGATTGATTAAGAACGTAAGAGCCTTGATATGAAAGGAACTATTAATCTTTAATTAATCGATTGATTAATAAGTTTATGCAAATAAAATGAAGGAAAAATGAAGAATGAAAAGAAGTATAGTAACTAGATACTTATAATAAGAATTAAGACGGTGGAGGTTATTCTATGGAATATGTAAAATTTGGCTCTTCTGGAATGGACGTTTCTCGGATCTGCTTGGGCGCTATGGGATTTGGGGATACAGAGAAATGGGTCCACAAATGGATTTTAGATGAAGAACAAAGTCGTCCAATCATTAAAAAAGCTATTGAACTAGGTATTAATTTTTTTGATACTGCGAATATCTATTCTATGGGTGAAAGCGAAAAAATTCTTGGACGTGCATTGAAGGACTATACAAAACGCGACGATATAGTTCTAGCAACAAAGGTCCACCAAACGATGCGTCCCGATCGTCCTAACAGCGGCGGATTGTCTCGAAAAGAAATTATGACCGAAATTGATCATAGCTTGGAGCGTTTGGGGACTGATTATGTTGATTTATACATTGTCCATCGCTGGGATTACCATACACCCATTGAAGTAACAATGGAAGCACTCCATGATGTAGTGAAATCCGGGAAAGCTCGTTATATTGGTGCGAGTGCCATGTACGCTTGGCAATTTCAAAAAGCACAACGAACAGCAGAACGAAATGGGTGGACAAAGTTTGTCTCCATGCAAAATCACTATAATATGATTTATCGTGAAGAAGAACGTGAAATGATTCCATTCTGTCGTGATGAAAAAATTGCGATTACACCATACAGCCCGCTGGCTTCAGGTCGTTTGACCCGTGACTGGTCAGAAAGTACGTATCGTTCTGAAACAGACACCATCCAACATTCAAAATATGATCATATGATGAATGCCGACCACGGCATAGTTGAACGGTTAGCTGAAGTCGCAAACAACAAAGGGGTTACGCGTGATAAAATTGCCTTAGCCTGGATTCTTAACAAGGATGGGATTGTTGCCCCCATCATAGGTGCTCAAAAAGAAAGCCATCTTGAAAGTGCAGTTGCTGCTCTAGATATACAGCTTTCGTCTGATGAGATGCATTATTTAGAAGAGTTATATGTTCCCCATCCAATAGTCGGGGCTCTACCAGATCCGGGGTTGAATGCATAACATTCAAATTTAATTAATCGATTGATTAAGAACGCAAACCTTAGATACATATGACTTTTATAAATTTAATCAATCGATTGATTAAGAGAATTTAAAAAGCCCATTCATCATATGAATGGACTTTTTTTCGTTTAAACTTGCTCAGCAATAAATGTCTCTAATTCCTTTTTGTCTGGATAAGAAGATTGCGTACCACGTTTTGTTACGCTTAATGCTGCGAAGCCTGTCGCCATTCGAATAGAATGAAGAATATCACCAGTTTGTACAAAGAAATGGGCGAAGCAGCCAATGAATGAATCTCCAGCTCCTGTGGTATCAATAGCCGCCACACGATGAGCGCTAATCATATCAGCCCGTTCGTTCGTTACCCACATTACCCCGCGGCTTCCTAACGTGACAATTACATTTTTCACGCCTTTTTCTATTAGTGTTAATGCTGCATCATGAACTTGTTGGTCCGTTTCTACCGGCATGTCTGTTAAAATTTCTAATTCCGTTTCATTAGGAATGAAGAAATCACATTTACATACATAATCAAAGTCTAACTCCCGTGAAGCAGGAGCTGGATTCAGTACAACCGGAATATTATGTTCGTTCCCAAAGTCTATCGCTCGATAAATAGCCTGTAAGGGAATTTCTAGCTGCAGAATGATTAACGAACATTTTTTCAATTTATCTGCTGCTTGATCAATATCTTCTGGAAGCAGGTATTGATTTGCCCCTTTGATAATTAGGATCCGATTTCTAGATTGAGGGTCTACAAATATAGGCGCTACGCCGCTGGATGCTCCAGGTACCTTGTTTGTAAATTCAGTGTCTATTCCATAACTTTCTAAGTTACGAATCGTATTGTCTGCAAAAAGGTCATCTCCAACCTTTGTAAGCATCATCACCTTAGATCCCATTTTAGCAGCCGCAACCGCTTGGTTAGCACCTTTGCCTCCACAACCAATTTCAAAACTTGGTGCCTCGAGTGTCTCGCCTTCTTTAGGCATTTCATCTATATACGATATGAGATCAACCATATTAGAACCAATTACAGCAATATCCATCAAATTCTTCCTCCTTATTTCTTACCAGTTATGACTTTAAATGTTTTTTCTTCTCCTGGAGAAAGATTTAGCAAACTACCTGATTTTTCAGCAGCTAGAAATCCTTCAGGGCGACAGGTGGCAGGTAATACAAATGCACCAACCTGTTGATCTTCATTATATAACAGCCAACGGGTAGCATAATTGAATTCTTCCGTTGAAAACGTAGTGAAAAAGGCTGTGCCTTCCGGTGAAGTAATTTCGAATTCTGCATTTTGTTGATACTGATTTAAACGATCTGCAAAAAATACAATCTCAGGATCATACAAATCTGACCGTTCTAACGTATGAAGTGTTTCTTGACCCTGCTTTATTTTTTCATTAAATTCGAGCCATTTTTTTGTAGGCTTCACGTGGTCAGGGATGGACTCACGCAGCGAAAACGTACTATCTGGAATATTTTGCGTCATGACTCCATTAGCAAGATAAGCATAATTTGTATGGAACATATATTGCAATGGCATTTCATTTCCTGACAGGTTTTTGACGGTCATTTTCGTTTCAATGTAGGATTGTTCTGCCTTCATCAAGACGCTTGGCTTTGCTAGATAATGATGTCCAAAGCCTTTTACATATTCAGTCGAGCCACATATTTCAACGCTGTTTTCCGTTATATTTAACCACGCTTTGTCCATATTCGCACATGCCATTTCTCCATGTAAGACGTGAGTATCCTCTGGGCCTGGACAGCCATTACTGAGTAATCCCGAGTGAAAAGCAAAACACCCATATGTATCGACAATTTC
This window encodes:
- a CDS encoding cytochrome P450 — protein: MVSDIPKERVLDNTISVIAEGYRFMSNRRIRLKSDIFETRLMGQRAISICGEEAAKLFYDNDRFIRKGVVPKRIQKSLFGESGIQLLDGEAHRHRKQMFISIMTHERLHDLAQITKRKWNDRITNWEQRDKVVLFDEAEEVLCRVACEWAGVPLKEEDVEKRAVDMGQMIDAIGGIGERYQRGKKARIRSEEWIMDIIEQIREGSITPPAETAGAVIAFHKDLQGKLLDTQTAAVELINILRPIIAVGRFITFGALALHDYPDIQAKLKTDHGRYSLMFVQEVRRYYPFAPFLGAKVKENFTWNDYEFKKGTLVLLDLYGTNQDPSVWDHPEKFQPKRFADWRESPFSFIPQGGGEYDIGHRCAGEWATINIMKVSLEFLTKQITYELPEQDLTYNLIRIPSLPKSGFIITQVKQSS
- a CDS encoding PH domain-containing protein translates to MFKKMAADALGISDIGTIISPVDYDKTDADDYVMHEDDEKIYFLIKTKADEYCFTNLAIIHVDGESAISSKRTLKRYPYAQYKVSDVFLETAGKIDMDVEIKFTIGKEKMDIDVRKDQIEQLKDLYKSLLRISEITHENDIHLEMGSTSLDKAVLVLQNSRTDDSKLADTFRELTDFGFTWLSSVREQYHVKDFGDVYEKYINN
- a CDS encoding aldo/keto reductase → MEYVKFGSSGMDVSRICLGAMGFGDTEKWVHKWILDEEQSRPIIKKAIELGINFFDTANIYSMGESEKILGRALKDYTKRDDIVLATKVHQTMRPDRPNSGGLSRKEIMTEIDHSLERLGTDYVDLYIVHRWDYHTPIEVTMEALHDVVKSGKARYIGASAMYAWQFQKAQRTAERNGWTKFVSMQNHYNMIYREEEREMIPFCRDEKIAITPYSPLASGRLTRDWSESTYRSETDTIQHSKYDHMMNADHGIVERLAEVANNKGVTRDKIALAWILNKDGIVAPIIGAQKESHLESAVAALDIQLSSDEMHYLEELYVPHPIVGALPDPGLNA
- the rbsK gene encoding ribokinase, with the translated sequence MDIAVIGSNMVDLISYIDEMPKEGETLEAPSFEIGCGGKGANQAVAAAKMGSKVMMLTKVGDDLFADNTIRNLESYGIDTEFTNKVPGASSGVAPIFVDPQSRNRILIIKGANQYLLPEDIDQAADKLKKCSLIILQLEIPLQAIYRAIDFGNEHNIPVVLNPAPASRELDFDYVCKCDFFIPNETELEILTDMPVETDQQVHDAALTLIEKGVKNVIVTLGSRGVMWVTNERADMISAHRVAAIDTTGAGDSFIGCFAHFFVQTGDILHSIRMATGFAALSVTKRGTQSSYPDKKELETFIAEQV
- a CDS encoding aldose 1-epimerase family protein, whose product is MIGTIELRRDFFKEQATVLFTNNEFAVTLFRYPSGIEAIELTNSRGNMVVLPYQGQIIWDLVFDNVDLKMKNMFSQPKHAAEIVDTYGCFAFHSGLLSNGCPGPEDTHVLHGEMACANMDKAWLNITENSVEICGSTEYVKGFGHHYLAKPSVLMKAEQSYIETKMTVKNLSGNEMPLQYMFHTNYAYLANGVMTQNIPDSTFSLRESIPDHVKPTKKWLEFNEKIKQGQETLHTLERSDLYDPEIVFFADRLNQYQQNAEFEITSPEGTAFFTTFSTEEFNYATRWLLYNEDQQVGAFVLPATCRPEGFLAAEKSGSLLNLSPGEEKTFKVITGKK